A single region of the candidate division KSB1 bacterium genome encodes:
- the hisI gene encoding phosphoribosyl-AMP cyclohydrolase gives MIIPSIDLSKGKVVQLRQGREKVLERDDALALAKEFDRYGEVAVVDIDGALEQGDNERLIRQLCTVADCRVGGGVRSVEKAVRLLGAGASKVIVGTRAFSAKGVDKAFLEELAQAVGKDRVVVAVDAYQGEVVTRGWRHRTGVRVLDVVETLQAYAGEVLFTTVEREGLMSGTDLEMVRQVVEKARMRVTVAGGIASPEEVARLSSLNADVQLGMAIYTGAMTLAEAFAAAVDWGTGLVPTIACDTSGQVLMLAYSNRDSLAQSFATGNACYYSRSRQKLWTKGETSGNAQRLVRARMDCDRDTLLFTVEQKGVACHTGNYTCFGGRSFSLQELYDVLVRRLAEAPADSYSASLSGEQVRAKLVEEANEVVSAATHEELIWESADVLYFLTLLLAKEGVPVEAVFRELRRRRIAPRNAKRKDGEGKRCES, from the coding sequence ATGATCATTCCATCTATTGATCTGAGCAAGGGGAAGGTAGTCCAACTGCGTCAGGGGCGGGAGAAGGTGCTGGAGCGCGACGATGCACTCGCCCTGGCAAAGGAATTCGATCGCTATGGCGAGGTGGCGGTAGTGGACATAGATGGGGCGCTGGAGCAAGGCGACAACGAGCGCCTCATCCGGCAGCTATGCACCGTGGCTGACTGTCGGGTTGGTGGGGGTGTGCGCTCAGTCGAGAAAGCCGTGCGCCTCCTCGGGGCTGGGGCGAGCAAGGTGATTGTCGGCACTAGAGCCTTTTCGGCCAAAGGGGTCGACAAGGCGTTCTTGGAGGAACTGGCCCAGGCGGTGGGTAAAGACCGCGTTGTGGTGGCGGTGGATGCCTACCAGGGCGAGGTCGTCACCAGGGGATGGCGGCACCGGACAGGAGTGCGGGTTCTGGACGTGGTGGAGACGTTGCAGGCATATGCAGGCGAGGTTCTGTTCACCACTGTGGAGCGCGAAGGGCTGATGTCCGGCACCGACCTGGAGATGGTCCGGCAGGTGGTGGAGAAGGCAAGGATGCGGGTCACGGTGGCGGGAGGCATCGCCTCGCCGGAGGAGGTAGCCAGGCTTTCGTCCCTGAATGCGGATGTCCAGTTGGGGATGGCCATCTACACCGGGGCGATGACCCTTGCAGAAGCCTTCGCAGCAGCGGTCGATTGGGGCACGGGTCTGGTGCCCACCATCGCGTGCGACACATCCGGCCAGGTGCTAATGCTCGCTTACAGCAATCGCGACTCTCTGGCGCAGAGCTTCGCCACAGGTAACGCCTGCTACTATTCCCGCTCCAGGCAAAAGTTGTGGACAAAAGGGGAGACTTCTGGCAACGCGCAGCGACTGGTGCGCGCCCGGATGGATTGCGATCGCGATACATTGCTTTTCACTGTTGAACAGAAAGGGGTCGCGTGCCACACTGGCAATTATACCTGTTTCGGTGGCCGAAGCTTTTCCCTGCAGGAGCTCTACGATGTGCTGGTGCGGAGGCTGGCCGAGGCGCCAGCCGATTCTTACTCAGCCAGCTTGTCCGGCGAGCAGGTGCGGGCAAAGCTCGTTGAGGAGGCAAATGAGGTGGTGAGTGCAGCCACGCACGAGGAGTTGATCTGGGAATCAGCCGACGTGCTCTACTTTCTGACGCTGCTTTTGGCAAAGGAGGGCGTGCCGGTGGAGGCGGTCTTCCGCGAGCTGCGGCGGCGACGCATTGCTCCACGGAACGCAAAGCGAAAAGACGGTGAAGGTAAGAGATGCGAGTCGTGA
- the hisD gene encoding histidinol dehydrogenase codes for MRVVTADEFRRASAKSVALPIEAVRPLLEEVKEHGDEGVRRLTRRFDGVELQSLRVEREEIAAAYRSVEPELVAAITRSVERLRSFCARQLAAYQDFDMEIEPGCFIGQRVVPIARVGVYVPGGRFPLISSVYMGVVPARVAGVEQVVVCSPPTWQGSVHPAILAAADIAGADEVYRIGGVQAIGAMAFGTETIRRVDKIVGPGNTFVTAAKKEVYGQVGIDFVAGPSEVLVIADESASPELLAADLLAQAEHDPDACPLLVTTSATLANRVHDEVERQLQSLPTADTARLALERNGAMILVASVEEAILVANERAPEHLELQVCDPAPYLAGLRNYGSLFVGGGAAEALGDYSSGLNHVLPTNGAARYTGGLSVRDFLKVQTVLRVQGKVATAPLEDGIRLAEAEGLAGHARSLRMRQRR; via the coding sequence ATGCGAGTCGTGACTGCTGATGAGTTTCGCCGGGCGAGCGCCAAAAGTGTGGCCTTGCCCATAGAGGCGGTGCGCCCCTTGCTTGAGGAGGTGAAGGAACACGGCGATGAAGGGGTGCGTCGACTCACTCGCCGTTTTGATGGTGTCGAGTTGCAGAGTCTGCGGGTGGAGCGCGAGGAGATTGCCGCAGCCTATAGAAGCGTCGAGCCAGAGTTGGTCGCCGCCATCACGCGGAGCGTTGAGCGCCTGCGCTCCTTCTGCGCCCGCCAATTAGCTGCCTACCAAGACTTTGACATGGAAATCGAGCCGGGGTGCTTCATTGGCCAGCGGGTCGTGCCAATTGCCAGAGTAGGGGTGTACGTGCCTGGAGGGCGCTTTCCGCTCATCTCCTCGGTGTACATGGGCGTGGTGCCGGCACGCGTGGCCGGAGTAGAGCAGGTGGTGGTCTGTTCGCCTCCCACGTGGCAGGGGAGCGTGCATCCGGCGATATTGGCCGCGGCAGATATTGCCGGTGCAGACGAAGTGTACCGCATCGGGGGAGTGCAAGCGATTGGGGCCATGGCTTTCGGCACTGAAACAATACGGCGCGTGGACAAGATTGTGGGGCCTGGCAATACCTTTGTGACCGCAGCGAAAAAAGAGGTCTACGGCCAGGTGGGCATCGACTTTGTTGCGGGCCCAAGCGAGGTATTGGTTATCGCCGACGAATCTGCAAGCCCCGAGCTGCTGGCAGCTGACCTATTGGCCCAGGCCGAGCACGACCCTGACGCCTGCCCGCTACTCGTCACCACCAGTGCGACGTTGGCAAACCGCGTGCACGATGAGGTGGAGCGTCAACTGCAAAGCCTGCCTACTGCTGATACGGCCCGCCTGGCACTGGAGAGAAACGGAGCCATGATTCTGGTTGCTTCGGTCGAGGAGGCCATCCTGGTGGCCAACGAACGGGCGCCTGAGCACCTGGAGCTGCAGGTGTGCGATCCAGCACCTTATCTTGCTGGGCTGCGTAACTACGGCTCTCTATTCGTCGGAGGGGGAGCCGCGGAGGCCTTGGGCGACTACAGCAGTGGGCTTAACCATGTGCTCCCTACCAATGGCGCGGCTCGCTACACGGGTGGCCTGAGCGTGCGCGACTTTCTCAAGGTGCAGACGGTGCTGAGGGTTCAAGGTAAGGTCGCCACAGCTCCCCTGGAAGACGGAATAAGACTGGCCGAAGCCGAAGGCCTCGCCGGTCATGCGCGCTCTCTGCGTATGAGGCAAAGAAGGTAG
- the hisF gene encoding imidazole glycerol phosphate synthase subunit HisF has product MLTTRIIPCLDVEDGHVVKGVRFRDVRRAGDPVQLAMAYNEQGADEIVFLDIGASYRSRRTLLDVVARVADRVFVPLTVGGGIRTVEDMRDALLAGADKVAICTAALEEPNLITEGAMRFGSQCIVLSIDAKRVGNGWHAFVKGGREDTGIDVVRWAKEAEERGAGEILLNSIDRDGTRAGYDVELIRRVADTVAVPVIASGGAGTLQQLYEAIVDGHADAVLLASLLHYREYTVADIKKYLKAKGVPIR; this is encoded by the coding sequence ATCATCCCCTGCCTGGACGTGGAAGATGGCCATGTGGTGAAGGGGGTGCGATTTCGGGACGTACGTCGTGCAGGGGACCCCGTGCAGTTGGCAATGGCCTACAACGAGCAGGGTGCAGATGAGATTGTCTTTTTGGACATTGGCGCAAGCTATCGCAGCCGGCGCACGCTCCTAGATGTGGTGGCAAGGGTGGCCGACCGCGTGTTCGTGCCTCTCACGGTGGGAGGCGGCATCCGCACTGTTGAGGACATGCGCGATGCGCTCCTGGCAGGTGCCGACAAAGTTGCCATCTGCACCGCCGCACTGGAGGAGCCCAACCTTATCACTGAAGGAGCGATGCGCTTTGGTTCTCAGTGCATCGTATTGTCCATCGATGCTAAACGGGTTGGGAATGGCTGGCATGCTTTTGTCAAAGGCGGGCGCGAGGACACCGGCATAGACGTCGTGCGATGGGCCAAAGAGGCCGAAGAGCGAGGAGCCGGTGAAATCCTCCTCAATTCCATCGATCGCGACGGCACACGAGCAGGTTACGACGTAGAGCTGATTCGGCGCGTGGCCGATACTGTCGCCGTACCCGTCATTGCCTCCGGTGGCGCAGGCACTTTGCAGCAACTCTACGAAGCCATCGTGGACGGCCACGCAGATGCGGTACTCCTTGCTTCGCTCTTGCACTACCGGGAATACACGGTTGCGGACATAAAGAAGTATCTCAAAGCTAAGGGTGTGCCCATTCGATGA